Proteins encoded together in one Gemmatimonadota bacterium DH-78 window:
- a CDS encoding BamA/TamA family outer membrane protein codes for MKTLRRFAPPLFALGFLCAPPVTAQQVEAGDTLDAPPPAVDPSSVRLGRDTVWAAPGEVYTAGALKRVFLGDLNRDLWHLRFPVPVLDLDSVGGGLTVEELSGGKQTLGVRFMGADGLIYQFRSILKTASRAIPGPLRSTVVDDALQDQMAAQFPLSAMIVAELLEAAGVLVARPHPVVMPDDPRLGEFSEAFAGRMGWIEIRPNERETEDGVEYAGFAGSDKITGSDELYEELIDDPESYVDTRKLLRARLIDMLVGDWDRHSGQWRWASYPDGERTRWEPIPRDRDWALASIDGLLPRLTAVYMPKYTGFAAERPDVFALHWSAQRVDRTLLNDLDRNDFEEVAAELTATLDDTVLDRAVGLLPESYREAVGSRLRHALGVRRDALPSVAEEFYELLAEHVDVPGTEETDSVRVAAERGGVRVTMFAPREGDFVRYDRWFDPADTRDIRVYLRDGDDLVVARGELPITVRIVGASGDDRITAEGTGPNLVIYEGEGDDRLDLDRRATTIDRPLLRQDSLETGYFTWSPRDWGASWVPRPEFWYDSDIGAYAGLGISRLGFGFGALPHHSRWSLSVLNGFDAGQWIVDSEFDRALGPNGWRVEAKAQARTDEPVWLTGADGVAAPEESVDDLRFYRSSLRARAGLRYRVSRHWTVSVGPELASSGAVRSPDIARDSLTFYGAGAFDRVGLRAAAEIDTRDDSRYPMRGRTVSLVATGVPEVLDPTEPYGGVSAELVEYRSLGLPGEAVAHLRLVGEKRWGRTPFFERAHLGGSGSLPGFQSRRFVGDAATAATAMLRFKLFDASVLTDLQLGLHGVATAGRVWADAASTDWKTGAGGGLWLRIPAIDRVAGLTFVRGDRDLRVYLDFGFLY; via the coding sequence GATCCGTCGAGCGTGCGACTCGGGCGCGACACCGTCTGGGCCGCGCCCGGCGAGGTGTACACGGCCGGCGCCCTCAAGCGGGTCTTTCTGGGAGACCTGAATCGCGACCTCTGGCACCTGCGGTTCCCCGTCCCCGTGCTCGACCTCGACTCGGTCGGCGGCGGTCTCACCGTGGAGGAACTGAGCGGGGGCAAGCAGACGCTCGGCGTCCGCTTCATGGGCGCCGACGGGCTCATCTATCAATTCCGCAGCATCCTGAAGACGGCGTCGCGTGCGATTCCCGGCCCCCTGCGCTCGACCGTGGTCGACGACGCCCTCCAGGATCAGATGGCCGCGCAGTTCCCCCTCTCGGCGATGATCGTGGCCGAGCTTCTCGAAGCCGCCGGCGTACTCGTGGCCCGGCCCCACCCGGTCGTGATGCCCGACGATCCCCGACTGGGAGAGTTCAGCGAGGCCTTCGCGGGACGCATGGGTTGGATCGAGATTCGTCCGAACGAGCGGGAGACCGAGGACGGCGTGGAGTACGCCGGATTCGCGGGCTCGGACAAGATCACCGGCTCCGACGAGCTCTACGAGGAGCTGATCGACGACCCGGAGAGCTACGTCGACACCCGCAAGCTGCTCCGCGCCCGGCTGATCGACATGCTCGTCGGAGACTGGGATCGCCACTCGGGCCAGTGGCGCTGGGCGAGCTACCCCGACGGGGAGCGCACGCGCTGGGAGCCGATCCCCCGCGATCGCGACTGGGCCCTGGCGAGCATCGACGGCCTGCTTCCCCGGCTGACGGCCGTGTACATGCCCAAGTACACCGGGTTCGCCGCCGAACGCCCCGACGTGTTCGCGCTGCACTGGAGCGCGCAGCGCGTCGACCGCACCCTGCTGAACGATCTCGACCGCAACGACTTCGAAGAGGTGGCGGCCGAGCTCACCGCCACGCTCGACGACACCGTGCTCGACCGGGCCGTCGGGCTGCTGCCCGAGTCGTATCGCGAGGCGGTCGGAAGCCGCCTGCGCCACGCGCTGGGCGTGCGCCGCGACGCACTCCCCTCGGTGGCGGAGGAATTCTATGAACTCCTGGCCGAACACGTGGACGTGCCGGGCACGGAGGAGACCGACTCGGTCCGGGTGGCGGCCGAACGGGGCGGGGTGCGGGTGACCATGTTCGCTCCCCGCGAGGGCGACTTCGTGCGGTACGATCGCTGGTTCGATCCTGCAGACACCCGCGACATCCGGGTGTACCTCCGCGACGGTGACGACCTCGTGGTGGCCCGCGGTGAACTGCCGATCACCGTGCGGATCGTCGGTGCCTCCGGCGACGACCGCATCACCGCAGAGGGGACGGGCCCGAACCTCGTGATCTACGAGGGCGAGGGCGACGACCGACTCGACCTCGATCGACGAGCGACGACGATCGACCGCCCGCTCCTCCGACAGGACAGCCTCGAGACCGGGTACTTCACCTGGAGTCCCCGAGACTGGGGCGCGTCGTGGGTTCCGCGCCCCGAGTTCTGGTACGACTCGGACATCGGCGCGTACGCCGGCCTCGGCATCTCGCGACTGGGTTTCGGGTTCGGTGCACTCCCGCACCACAGTCGCTGGTCGCTGTCGGTGCTCAACGGCTTCGATGCGGGGCAGTGGATCGTCGACAGCGAGTTCGATCGCGCTCTCGGCCCGAACGGGTGGAGAGTGGAGGCGAAGGCCCAGGCCCGCACCGACGAGCCGGTCTGGCTCACCGGCGCCGACGGTGTGGCCGCTCCCGAGGAGTCGGTGGACGACCTCCGCTTCTACCGCAGCTCGCTGCGCGCTCGCGCAGGACTGCGCTATCGCGTGTCGCGCCACTGGACGGTCTCGGTGGGCCCCGAGCTCGCCTCGTCGGGCGCGGTCCGCTCTCCCGACATCGCTCGCGACTCCCTCACCTTCTACGGCGCCGGAGCGTTCGATCGAGTGGGACTCCGGGCCGCCGCGGAGATCGACACGCGCGACGACTCGAGATACCCGATGCGGGGCCGCACCGTATCGCTGGTCGCCACCGGAGTGCCGGAAGTGCTCGATCCCACGGAACCGTACGGCGGCGTGTCGGCGGAGCTGGTCGAGTACCGGTCGCTCGGCCTGCCGGGCGAGGCCGTGGCCCACCTGAGGCTGGTGGGCGAGAAGCGCTGGGGGCGCACCCCCTTCTTCGAGCGCGCCCACCTGGGCGGTTCGGGATCGCTGCCGGGCTTCCAGTCGCGCCGGTTCGTGGGCGACGCGGCGACGGCGGCCACGGCGATGCTCCGCTTCAAGTTGTTCGACGCCTCCGTGCTGACCGATCTGCAGCTGGGCCTGCACGGCGTGGCCACCGCCGGTCGAGTGTGGGCCGATGCCGCATCGACCGATTGGAAGACCGGTGCGGGCGGCGGGTTGTGGCTCCGCATTCCGGCGATCGACCGCGTGGCCGGGCTCACCTTCGTGCGCGGCGATCGCGATCTCCGCGTGTACCTCGACTTCGGATTCCTGTACTGA
- a CDS encoding glycine zipper 2TM domain-containing protein encodes MSRRSLNLGLAVALGAALHAAPARPAGAQTIPAVVGAAGGFVAGTYTMAAIYVTKARVGHYLFSLHDALTITPEILPVVAGPVAGGWLGAESKVALGRAAGWGAVGFFGGAALGVTAGHLIWRSDEGRWAGAIIGSAAGMLAGVVLGARDGFADDSGPAAPTPLFSISIPLGGGR; translated from the coding sequence ATGAGTAGGAGGAGCCTCAACCTCGGTCTCGCCGTGGCGCTCGGCGCCGCTCTGCACGCCGCCCCTGCACGTCCCGCCGGGGCCCAGACGATCCCGGCGGTGGTGGGTGCGGCCGGCGGCTTCGTGGCCGGCACCTACACGATGGCCGCGATCTACGTGACCAAGGCGCGGGTCGGCCACTACCTGTTCTCGCTCCACGACGCGCTGACGATCACACCCGAGATCCTCCCCGTGGTGGCGGGTCCGGTGGCGGGCGGGTGGCTCGGGGCCGAGTCGAAGGTCGCGCTGGGTCGCGCCGCAGGCTGGGGCGCGGTGGGGTTCTTCGGAGGTGCGGCGCTCGGTGTCACGGCGGGTCATCTGATCTGGCGCAGCGACGAGGGCCGATGGGCCGGTGCCATCATCGGGAGCGCCGCCGGCATGTTGGCCGGGGTGGTGCTCGGCGCGCGCGACGGGTTCGCCGACGACTCGGGGCCGGCCGCTCCCACACCCCTCTTCTCGATTTCGATTCCGCTCGGAGGTGGGCGATGA
- a CDS encoding DUF2188 domain-containing protein has protein sequence MRTSTMILAGTAALAAAVAATALPRRSRSSDGILMRVTPDGDRWGVRVDDQDVDAFFDTKRQAVREARTRARNQAPSRLVIHRADGTIERSHGYGDE, from the coding sequence ATGCGTACATCGACCATGATCCTCGCGGGCACCGCCGCGCTGGCCGCCGCCGTGGCCGCCACCGCCCTGCCCCGGCGTTCCCGCTCTTCCGACGGCATCCTGATGCGCGTCACCCCCGATGGCGATCGTTGGGGCGTCCGCGTCGACGACCAGGATGTGGACGCCTTCTTCGACACCAAGCGGCAGGCCGTACGCGAGGCGCGCACCCGCGCTCGGAACCAGGCTCCGAGCCGGTTGGTGATCCACCGTGCCGACGGCACCATCGAGCGCTCGCACGGCTACGGTGATGAGTAG
- a CDS encoding sulfite exporter TauE/SafE family protein, with amino-acid sequence MIAGLSLALLVGAALGLLGGGGSILTVPIFVYVLGIDPKAAIAMSLGVVAVVSLFGVRSHWREGRVDLRIALAFGPVAMLGTYAGARLSVFVSGATQLALFAGVMLLAAVFMFRDRAEQAPSEGAGSLGRWLLIAVEGLAVGVLTGLVGVGGGFLIVPTLVLLAGVPMKTAVGTSLLVIAMKSVAGFVGYLGTPGIDLAFMGWFSAAAVLGIVLGSRAVGSIPQRTLRRTFAGFLVVMGIFILYQSLS; translated from the coding sequence GTGATCGCGGGGCTGAGCCTGGCCCTCCTGGTGGGGGCCGCACTCGGACTGCTCGGCGGGGGAGGATCGATCCTGACCGTACCGATCTTCGTGTACGTGCTCGGAATCGACCCCAAGGCCGCCATCGCGATGAGCCTCGGCGTGGTGGCGGTGGTGAGCCTGTTCGGAGTGCGCTCCCACTGGCGGGAGGGCCGGGTCGATCTCCGGATCGCGCTGGCCTTCGGCCCGGTCGCGATGCTGGGCACCTACGCCGGCGCGCGCCTGTCGGTGTTCGTTTCGGGCGCCACCCAGCTCGCCCTCTTCGCCGGCGTGATGCTGCTCGCGGCGGTGTTCATGTTTCGCGATCGGGCGGAGCAGGCCCCTTCCGAAGGCGCGGGATCGCTCGGCCGATGGCTGCTGATCGCCGTCGAGGGCCTCGCCGTGGGCGTGCTCACCGGGCTGGTGGGCGTGGGCGGGGGCTTCCTGATCGTGCCCACCCTGGTGCTTCTCGCCGGCGTTCCCATGAAGACGGCGGTGGGCACGTCACTCCTCGTGATCGCCATGAAGTCGGTGGCCGGGTTCGTCGGCTACCTCGGCACCCCGGGCATCGACCTGGCCTTCATGGGGTGGTTCAGCGCCGCGGCCGTCCTGGGCATCGTGCTCGGGTCGCGCGCAGTCGGTTCGATCCCCCAGCGAACGCTCCGCCGGACGTTCGCCGGATTCCTAGTCGTCATGGGCATCTTCATCCTCTACCAGAGCCTCTCATGA
- a CDS encoding rhodanese-like domain-containing protein: protein MILKRFYDEKLAQASYLIGCAATGDAIVIDPSRDLEPYFAMAEAEGVEIRHVTETHIHADFVSGLRELATRTGATAYLSSEGGPDWSYAFADEIGARLVGEGDEFMVGNIRFTVLHTPGHTPEHLTFLVTDTAAADRPIGALTGDFVFVGDVGRPDLLEKAAGVTGTMEAGARDLYRSLTRFRELPEWLQIWPGHGAGSACGKGLSSIPHSTLGYEKRFNPAFAVDSEDAFVAFVLDGQPEPPVYFAHMKRMNREGPAILRGFPEPDTGTLQHLEALLGSGAQVVDTRSAADYGAGHVPGTLNIPLNRSFNTWAGWLLPYDADLHLIVDEAHRHEAVRDLAMIGLDRVATTFAPSVVEAWASAGGELGTVELRTPEEVEWRTDREDTTVLDVRGRTEWEAGHLPGVEAIPVGHLARHLDRIPRDGELILHCQSAGRSAIAASLLQRAGFTNVSHMAGGFAAWQAQGRPVVRDA, encoded by the coding sequence ATGATCCTCAAGCGCTTCTACGACGAGAAACTCGCGCAGGCGAGCTACCTGATCGGCTGTGCCGCCACCGGTGACGCCATCGTGATCGATCCCTCCCGCGACCTCGAGCCCTATTTCGCCATGGCCGAGGCCGAGGGCGTCGAGATTCGGCACGTGACCGAGACGCACATTCACGCCGACTTCGTGAGCGGGCTGCGGGAGCTGGCCACCCGAACCGGCGCGACGGCGTATCTGTCGAGCGAGGGCGGCCCGGACTGGAGCTACGCCTTCGCCGACGAGATCGGCGCTCGGCTGGTGGGGGAGGGCGACGAGTTCATGGTGGGCAACATTCGCTTCACCGTGCTGCACACCCCCGGCCACACCCCCGAGCACCTCACCTTTCTCGTGACCGACACGGCCGCCGCCGACCGACCGATCGGAGCGCTCACCGGCGACTTCGTCTTCGTCGGCGACGTGGGTCGACCCGACCTGCTCGAGAAGGCCGCCGGTGTCACGGGCACGATGGAGGCGGGCGCCCGCGACCTCTACCGCAGCCTCACGCGATTCCGGGAGCTGCCGGAGTGGTTGCAGATCTGGCCCGGCCACGGTGCGGGCTCGGCCTGCGGAAAGGGGCTGTCGTCGATCCCGCACTCGACGCTCGGCTACGAGAAGCGCTTCAACCCGGCGTTCGCCGTCGATTCCGAAGACGCCTTCGTCGCCTTCGTGCTCGACGGTCAGCCGGAGCCGCCGGTCTACTTCGCGCACATGAAGCGCATGAACCGCGAGGGCCCGGCGATCCTGCGCGGATTCCCCGAGCCCGATACCGGCACACTTCAGCACCTCGAGGCGCTGCTCGGCTCCGGCGCGCAGGTGGTGGATACCCGCAGCGCCGCCGACTACGGGGCGGGGCACGTGCCCGGCACCCTCAACATTCCGCTCAACCGCTCCTTCAACACCTGGGCGGGGTGGCTGCTCCCCTACGACGCGGATCTCCACCTGATCGTCGACGAAGCCCACCGCCACGAGGCGGTGCGCGACTTGGCGATGATCGGGCTCGACCGCGTGGCCACCACCTTCGCTCCCTCGGTGGTGGAAGCCTGGGCGAGCGCCGGGGGCGAGCTGGGCACGGTCGAGCTTCGCACGCCCGAAGAGGTCGAGTGGCGCACCGACCGCGAAGACACGACGGTGCTCGACGTGCGCGGACGCACCGAGTGGGAGGCGGGGCACCTGCCCGGGGTCGAGGCGATCCCGGTGGGTCACCTCGCCCGGCATCTCGACCGCATCCCGCGTGACGGGGAGCTGATCCTGCACTGCCAGTCGGCGGGTCGCAGCGCGATCGCGGCCAGCCTGCTGCAGCGCGCCGGGTTCACCAACGTCTCGCACATGGCCGGGGGCTTCGCGGCCTGGCAGGCGCAGGGCCGCCCGGTGGTTCGCGATGCTTGA
- a CDS encoding YeeE/YedE thiosulfate transporter family protein, producing MLELLRQPWPWWVAGPAIGLTVPFLLVVGNRMLGISGTLRAACAAVAPGRAEYFRFDWRRAGAWNLVFALGVGLGGFIAVAFLGGGEATISAATQADLAALGLGPAQGLVPSELFSWASLITVPGFVALVLGGFLVGFGASYAGGCTSGHAIMGLADFQLPSLVAVIGFFVGGLAVTWFVLPLLLGGPA from the coding sequence ATGCTTGAACTGCTTCGCCAGCCGTGGCCCTGGTGGGTGGCCGGACCGGCCATCGGCCTGACCGTGCCCTTCCTTCTGGTGGTCGGCAACCGCATGCTCGGCATCTCCGGGACCCTGCGTGCGGCCTGCGCCGCCGTCGCCCCCGGCCGGGCCGAGTACTTCCGCTTCGACTGGCGGCGAGCCGGCGCCTGGAATCTGGTCTTCGCGCTCGGGGTGGGCCTCGGCGGCTTCATCGCCGTCGCCTTCCTGGGCGGAGGCGAAGCCACGATTTCGGCCGCCACCCAGGCCGATCTGGCCGCCCTGGGGCTCGGCCCCGCGCAGGGGCTCGTTCCCTCGGAGCTGTTCAGCTGGGCGTCGCTCATCACCGTGCCCGGCTTCGTGGCTCTCGTGCTCGGTGGATTCCTCGTCGGCTTCGGGGCGTCGTACGCCGGCGGGTGCACCTCCGGCCACGCCATCATGGGACTGGCCGACTTCCAGCTGCCTTCACTGGTGGCGGTGATCGGCTTCTTCGTCGGGGGGCTCGCCGTCACCTGGTTCGTGCTCCCGCTGCTGCTCGGGGGCCCCGCGTGA
- a CDS encoding DUF6691 family protein, producing MIAYLLAGTWFGIVLTKAEIISWYRIQEMFRFQSLHMYLIIGSAVVVAAVALRLVRRYAPTALSGERIEVPSKSWGRGVRYPVGGVLFGAGWALTGACPGPLYALVGSGVTVVLVVIFAALLGTWSYGHLRPRLPH from the coding sequence GTGATCGCCTACCTTCTCGCCGGCACCTGGTTTGGCATCGTGCTCACCAAGGCCGAGATCATCTCCTGGTACCGGATTCAGGAGATGTTTCGCTTCCAGTCGCTGCACATGTACCTGATCATCGGCTCGGCCGTCGTGGTCGCGGCCGTCGCGCTCCGGCTGGTTCGTCGCTATGCCCCCACGGCGCTCTCCGGGGAGCGGATCGAGGTGCCTTCGAAGTCGTGGGGGCGGGGGGTGCGCTACCCGGTCGGCGGGGTGCTCTTCGGCGCGGGATGGGCGCTGACCGGCGCCTGCCCGGGTCCGCTCTACGCCCTGGTCGGCAGCGGCGTGACGGTGGTGCTCGTGGTGATCTTCGCGGCCCTGCTCGGCACCTGGAGCTACGGCCATCTTCGACCGCGTCTGCCCCACTGA
- a CDS encoding metalloregulator ArsR/SmtB family transcription factor, giving the protein MATLTPEVIALVAQRFKALSEPARLSILGELRTGELNVSQIVERTEQSQAAVSKHLRILHDLGFVSRRREGVFVLYGLADDHVFELCDLMCGRIERETEERGGLLSG; this is encoded by the coding sequence ATGGCCACCCTCACTCCCGAAGTCATCGCCCTCGTCGCCCAGCGCTTCAAGGCGCTCTCGGAGCCGGCCCGCCTCTCGATCCTGGGCGAGTTGCGCACGGGCGAACTGAACGTCTCGCAGATCGTGGAGCGCACCGAGCAGTCGCAGGCGGCGGTGTCGAAGCATCTCCGCATCCTCCACGACCTCGGCTTCGTCTCGCGCCGTCGCGAGGGGGTGTTCGTGCTGTACGGCCTGGCCGACGACCACGTGTTCGAACTCTGCGATCTGATGTGCGGTCGAATCGAGCGCGAGACGGAGGAACGAGGGGGACTCCTCTCGGGTTGA
- a CDS encoding zinc ribbon domain-containing protein yields MPIFEYSCDACGAEFEFLVLRGTDTATCPTCESSAVTRKLSLPRISSDKTHARAMAAAKKRDDKMQKIQMHTRLEYEANHDD; encoded by the coding sequence ATGCCGATCTTCGAATACAGCTGCGACGCCTGTGGAGCGGAGTTCGAGTTTCTCGTGCTCCGCGGTACCGACACCGCCACCTGCCCGACGTGCGAGAGCAGTGCCGTAACGAGGAAGCTCTCGCTCCCGCGCATCTCGTCCGACAAGACGCATGCGCGGGCCATGGCCGCCGCGAAGAAGCGCGACGACAAGATGCAGAAGATCCAGATGCACACGCGTCTGGAGTACGAGGCGAACCACGACGACTGA
- the sbnA gene encoding 2,3-diaminopropionate biosynthesis protein SbnA, translated as MHSAPPRDRGVLHAIGRTPLVRLERLLPSGPAVWAKLEMLNPGGSAKDRPAHRMLREALDSGRISQGSLVVESSSGNMAVGLAQACAVFGLRFHCVVDHLIQRQNLALVRAYGGTVEFIEPRMQPGESRLEARLRRVREIVAENRGAWWPNQYANPANPAAHAAGTMREIDEALGGRVDVVLAATSTTGTIGGCRARVTERGGDTRVIGVDAVGSALFGGRPGDRLITGLGAGIEPALARSADPDEVMRVSALDCVLGCRRLAAREGILAGGSSGGVITALERLAPSLPRTHTCVVILADRGSRYLDTIYDDGWVEEKVGLGPDAVRARVEADPASPRRRWAVA; from the coding sequence ATGCACAGCGCCCCGCCCCGTGATCGCGGTGTTCTCCACGCCATCGGCCGGACCCCCCTCGTGCGGCTCGAGCGGCTGCTGCCCTCGGGCCCCGCCGTGTGGGCGAAGCTGGAGATGCTCAACCCGGGCGGAAGCGCCAAGGACCGCCCGGCCCACCGCATGCTTCGCGAGGCCCTCGACTCCGGTCGGATTTCGCAGGGCTCGCTGGTGGTGGAATCGTCGTCCGGCAACATGGCGGTCGGTCTCGCACAGGCGTGCGCCGTGTTCGGCCTCCGGTTCCACTGCGTGGTGGACCACCTGATCCAGCGCCAGAACCTCGCGCTCGTACGGGCCTACGGAGGCACCGTGGAGTTCATCGAGCCCCGCATGCAGCCCGGCGAATCGCGCCTCGAGGCTCGACTCCGCAGGGTGCGTGAGATCGTGGCCGAGAACCGCGGTGCGTGGTGGCCCAATCAGTACGCCAACCCCGCCAATCCCGCGGCGCACGCCGCCGGAACGATGCGCGAGATCGACGAGGCCCTCGGCGGACGCGTCGACGTGGTCCTCGCCGCCACGAGCACCACCGGCACCATCGGTGGTTGCCGCGCCCGGGTCACCGAGCGAGGCGGCGACACGCGGGTGATCGGCGTGGATGCGGTCGGCAGCGCACTCTTCGGCGGTCGCCCGGGGGATCGGCTGATCACCGGTCTGGGCGCCGGCATCGAACCCGCGCTGGCACGATCGGCCGACCCCGACGAGGTGATGCGCGTGTCGGCGCTCGACTGCGTGCTGGGATGCCGGCGCCTGGCCGCCCGCGAGGGGATCCTCGCCGGCGGGTCGTCGGGCGGGGTGATCACCGCGCTCGAGCGGCTGGCACCCTCGCTGCCCCGAACCCACACCTGCGTCGTGATCCTGGCCGACCGCGGCTCGCGGTACCTCGACACCATCTACGACGACGGTTGGGTGGAGGAGAAGGTCGGTCTCGGCCCGGATGCCGTGCGCGCCCGGGTGGAGGCCGACCCCGCCTCGCCCCGTCGTCGCTGGGCGGTCGCGTGA
- a CDS encoding FAD/NAD(P)-binding protein, which yields MPRRLAVVGFGPKALFALDHLARAAADADLELEVAVFEPHPVVGAGPVYDPRQPRCLRMNFASKHVDAGGGAPPFVEWARRHDPEAADPEGFAPRASVGAYLHVAALQVLDRLRERGSVALHPRRAVRVHTRGDQWIVDGSDGRRVVADEVLIATGHGSRRIDADRRPEADGGVYPVARELSASRVPPGSSVAIRGMGLTALDAVVVLSRRPAELRPDRLLLFSRTGRPMLPKLAPGARAADADEIVDPARGAMAQAGSVRELVRALLQGASDLLRTMGRHPHAAASVLHVLMTSARRSARRPLPRTALRRGIAIARGERCWDAERALGEAWRTLYPTVVDWHGRHAFSRRERSTFRRLCRELERLAFGPPIEVAETLMRGVDEGWVDLSVAVDPVLELDGSGWSLRSDGHRRDADRLVDAVLVGPGIAPSPSPLFRALLRAGHVRVQDGWNGAEVMGDATAIGSDGTPTSGLAVIGRPTEGSVLGNDTLDRSLHPHASAWADRVVARALPIRPELQPT from the coding sequence GTGCCCCGTCGCTTGGCGGTGGTCGGCTTCGGCCCCAAGGCCCTCTTCGCCCTCGACCACCTCGCCCGGGCCGCGGCCGACGCCGACCTCGAGCTCGAAGTCGCCGTGTTCGAGCCGCATCCGGTGGTGGGAGCGGGTCCGGTGTACGACCCCCGCCAGCCGCGCTGCCTCCGCATGAACTTCGCCTCGAAGCACGTGGACGCCGGCGGGGGCGCGCCTCCCTTCGTGGAGTGGGCTCGCCGGCACGATCCCGAGGCGGCCGATCCGGAGGGTTTCGCCCCCCGAGCGTCGGTCGGCGCCTATCTGCACGTGGCCGCCCTCCAGGTGCTCGATCGGCTCCGCGAGCGCGGGTCCGTGGCCCTCCATCCCCGCCGTGCGGTGCGGGTCCACACCCGAGGCGACCAGTGGATCGTCGACGGCTCGGACGGGCGGCGCGTGGTCGCGGACGAGGTCCTGATCGCCACCGGGCACGGCTCCCGCCGCATCGACGCGGACCGGCGTCCGGAGGCCGACGGCGGGGTGTATCCCGTGGCGCGCGAACTCTCTGCCTCCCGGGTCCCGCCCGGGTCCTCGGTCGCGATTCGGGGCATGGGCCTCACGGCGCTCGACGCGGTGGTCGTGCTGAGTCGGCGCCCCGCCGAGCTGCGCCCCGACCGATTGCTGCTCTTCTCGCGTACCGGCCGGCCGATGCTGCCCAAGCTCGCCCCCGGGGCCCGCGCCGCCGACGCCGACGAGATCGTCGATCCGGCGCGGGGAGCCATGGCGCAGGCCGGCTCCGTGCGCGAGCTCGTGCGAGCGCTCCTGCAGGGTGCCTCCGACCTGCTGCGGACGATGGGGCGACACCCTCACGCCGCCGCCTCGGTGCTGCACGTACTGATGACGAGCGCTCGTCGCTCGGCCCGCCGTCCGCTGCCTCGAACCGCACTGCGCCGCGGCATCGCCATCGCGCGCGGGGAACGGTGCTGGGACGCGGAGCGCGCTCTCGGCGAGGCGTGGCGCACCCTGTACCCCACGGTGGTGGACTGGCACGGGCGCCACGCCTTCTCGCGCCGAGAGCGGTCCACCTTCCGCCGACTCTGCCGCGAACTCGAACGGCTCGCCTTCGGCCCACCCATCGAGGTGGCCGAGACCCTGATGCGCGGCGTGGACGAGGGGTGGGTCGACCTGTCGGTCGCCGTCGATCCGGTGCTCGAGTTGGACGGCTCGGGATGGAGCCTCCGCTCCGACGGGCACCGACGCGACGCCGACCGCCTCGTGGATGCGGTGCTCGTCGGCCCGGGCATCGCCCCCTCGCCGAGTCCCCTCTTTCGCGCCTTGCTCCGCGCCGGGCACGTGCGGGTGCAGGACGGGTGGAACGGCGCTGAAGTCATGGGCGACGCCACGGCGATCGGATCCGACGGCACGCCCACCTCCGGGCTCGCCGTGATCGGACGGCCCACAGAGGGCTCCGTGCTCGGCAACGACACGCTCGACCGCTCGCTGCACCCGCATGCCTCGGCCTGGGCCGATCGTGTGGTCGCACGCGCCCTTCCAATCCGCCCCGAGCTGCAACCCACATGA